A DNA window from Porites lutea chromosome 6, jaPorLute2.1, whole genome shotgun sequence contains the following coding sequences:
- the LOC140941917 gene encoding DELTA-actitoxin-Afr1e-like — protein MSFQSILLFIKGAFLLLNVVTEGTCRYYAARGIKSKQDNHVERSPGSSSKHTEIQGRQGSSLIATRKEGEEKNKRKADAGAVISGAQLGLGILTTILNTLGSISRKVAIGVDNESGYKWRAVNIYFYSGTSNRVLPHDVSSGTALLYGARKTAGPVARGAVGVLTYYIPHIDKTLAVMYSVPFDYNWYSNWFDVWLYSGKRRANYNLWYRMYYDNPFKGDNYWHERDLGSGLRARGAMSNSGQATIEIHILKQ, from the exons ATGTCTTTTCAGTCAATTCTCCTCTTTATAAAGGGGGCCTTTCTGTTGCTTAATGTAGTCACCGAAGGTACTTGCCGCTACTACGCCGCTCGAGGAATTAAGTCTAAG CAAGACAATCATGTCGAAAGGAGTCCTGGATCGTCCTCTAAACACACTGAG ATACAGGGGCGACAGGGCTCGTCCTTGATCGCTACTCGTAAAGAAGGCGAGGAGAAAAACAAGCGAAAAG ctgACGCTGGTGCTGTCATCAGCGGTGCTCAACTTGGCTTGGGCATTCTCACAACAATTTTAAACACCCTTGGTAGCATAAGCCGCAAGGTCGCCATTGGTGTTGATAACGAAAGTGGATATAAATGGAGAGCAGTCAACATATATTTTTATTCAGGGACGTCAAATCGTGTTTTGCCTCATGATGTTTCTTCag GCACAGCTTTGCTTTACGGCGCACGAAAAACTGCGGGGCCCGTTGCGAGAGGCGCAGTAGGAGTATTAACATACTACATCCCACACATCGATAAAACACTTGCTGTTATGTATTCCGTTCCATTTGACTACAACTGGTACAGCAACTGGTTTGATGTTTGGCTTTACAGTGGTAAAAGACGCGCCAACTACAATCTTTGGTACCGGATGTATTACGATAATCCCTTCAAAGGAGATAACTACTGGCACGAGAGAGATTTGGGATCGGGACTCCGAGCAAGGGGGGCCATGTCTAACTCCGGTCAAGCCACCATCGAAATTCACATACTGAAGCAGTAA